From Microbacterium sp. LWH7-1.2:
CATCGACGGCGTATCGGTCGTGGTCATGGCGCCTCCCTGAGGTGAGCAGACACTTGGGGGTGAGTGTGTCTCCACGTTAGGGACGCGTTGTTTCGGCCCGTCTGCCCATGCGGTTACCTCTCCGTCACTTCTCGATCACGGATGCTGCGGCCCGAGGTGGACGCCCCGTCACACGTCGGAAACACGCGGGGCTCCTAGACTCGAAGGCATGCGCGTCGACATCGTCACGATCTTCCCGACGTTCTTCGACGTGCTCGGCGTCTCGCTGATCGGGAAGGCCCGGGATCGGGGCATCCTCGACATGCACGTCCACGACCTGCGCGACTGGACACACGATCGCCACCGTACTGTCGACGACACCCCCTACGGAGGCGGCGCCGGCATGGTGATGAAGCCCGAACCCTGGGGTGAGGCCCTCGACCAGGTGCTGAGCGACGACGCCGTGCTGCTGGTGCCGTCGCCCGCCGGCGAGCTGTTCTCCCAGCCGATGGCGCGCGAGCTCGCCGGTGAGCAGCACCTCGTGTTCGCCTGCGGACGCTACGAAGGGATCGACCAGCGCGTCGTCGACCACTACTCCGCGCGCGGGCGGGTACGGCTCGTGAGCCTCGGAGACTATGTGCTCAACGGCGGAGAGGTCGCCGCGATGGCGGTGATCGAGGCCGTCTCGCGCCTGATCCCCGGCGTCGTCGGCAACCCTGACAGCCTTGTCGAGGAGTCGCACGAGCTCGGCCTTCTCGAGTACCCGAGCTATACGAAGCCCGCCGAGTGGCGGGGCCTCGAGGTTCCGCCGGTGCTGCTCAGCGGAAACCACGGTGCGATCGCGACGTGGCGGCACCAGCAGAGCCTCGAGCGAACGCGGGCGCACCGGCCAGACCTGCTGCGGGATCGGGATCCCGCAGCCTGAGGGCGGACGGATGCCGCAAGCCGCTGAGGGTCCGACCCGCAGCGTCAGGCGGGTTCGATGACGTTGAGCCGGTAGCCGCGCTTCACCACGGTCTTCACGAGGTCCGGAACCCCCAGCGACTCGCGGAGCCGCGCGACGGCCATCTCCACGGCGTGGGTGTTCTCGCCCGATCGCGGAAGCGCCGCCTGCAGGCGAGGTCGCGACACGACGCCGCCGTGGGCGTCGAACAGCGCGGCCACGATGTCGGTGGCGCTGCGCGACAGGGGGATGTGGCGGCCGTCGAGCACGATGCCCGTGCTGCGCAGTTCGAGGCGTCCCGCCGAGGTCGCCAGCGACGCCGCGCCGCCCCCGCCGAAGTGCGTGACGACGGCCCTCACCAGCGAGCCGAGGCGACCGCGCTCGGCAATCAGCGGCCGAAGGCCGGCATCCTGCAGCGGTCCGGCGGTGATCGGTCCGACGGCGGCCATGAGCAGGCGCCCCTCCGCCTCGCGGTCGACGATCTCGTCGAGCACGCCCTCGCCCCGCGCGGCGGCGATCCACTCCGCGGCGCCGGGGGCGGACGTGAACAGGACCGCGTCCACCTCGCCCTGCGCCGCCGCGACGACGGAGCGCGACACTGCGGCGGGGTCCGGGGGAGGACCCCAGCGGTACACGGTGAGGCTCACCACGTCCGCGCCCGCGCCCTGGAACAGCTCGTCGAGGCCGTCGGCTCCCGAACCGTGATGCTGCACGGCGACGCGCTTGCCGGCGACGCCTCCGGCCAGGAGGAACTCTCCCAGCTCGGCCGAGGTCTCGGACTCCGCCACCCAGTCGGCGGTGAGGCCCGCCTGCTGGATCGCGCCGCGGGCCTTGGGCCCGCGCGCGACGATCTGGGCGCGCGACAGGGCGAGGTGGAGGTCGTCGAGGAGTCCGGCTTCGTCGGCGGCCTCCATCCAGCCGCGGAAGCCCACGCCGGTCGTCGCGACGACCACGTCGGGCTGCAGCGCGATGAGCTCGCGCGTCGCGGCGATCAGGGCGTCATCGTCGATGTGGGGCACGATCGTCAGCGCGGGCGCGTGCCGCACCTGCGCGCCGTGACGCTCGAG
This genomic window contains:
- a CDS encoding uroporphyrinogen-III synthase, coding for MSSTPRPTLSAALDGCTIVIAVDRRSSELAAALERHGAQVRHAPALTIVPHIDDDALIAATRELIALQPDVVVATTGVGFRGWMEAADEAGLLDDLHLALSRAQIVARGPKARGAIQQAGLTADWVAESETSAELGEFLLAGGVAGKRVAVQHHGSGADGLDELFQGAGADVVSLTVYRWGPPPDPAAVSRSVVAAAQGEVDAVLFTSAPGAAEWIAAARGEGVLDEIVDREAEGRLLMAAVGPITAGPLQDAGLRPLIAERGRLGSLVRAVVTHFGGGGAASLATSAGRLELRSTGIVLDGRHIPLSRSATDIVAALFDAHGGVVSRPRLQAALPRSGENTHAVEMAVARLRESLGVPDLVKTVVKRGYRLNVIEPA
- the trmD gene encoding tRNA (guanosine(37)-N1)-methyltransferase TrmD, whose protein sequence is MRVDIVTIFPTFFDVLGVSLIGKARDRGILDMHVHDLRDWTHDRHRTVDDTPYGGGAGMVMKPEPWGEALDQVLSDDAVLLVPSPAGELFSQPMARELAGEQHLVFACGRYEGIDQRVVDHYSARGRVRLVSLGDYVLNGGEVAAMAVIEAVSRLIPGVVGNPDSLVEESHELGLLEYPSYTKPAEWRGLEVPPVLLSGNHGAIATWRHQQSLERTRAHRPDLLRDRDPAA